The Lactuca sativa cultivar Salinas chromosome 2, Lsat_Salinas_v11, whole genome shotgun sequence genome includes a window with the following:
- the LOC111889954 gene encoding uncharacterized protein LOC111889954: MVKAIRVPEHGGPEVLKWENVEVPDPKEGEIRLKQKAIGLNFLDVYMRQGLHNTSPPLPYTPGMEGAGVVTAVGPGVTSCKVGDVVAYASLQVGGYAQERILSADQAVPVPSSVDPVEAAAVIFKGLTAHVLIHKGFKVERGHTILVHAAAGGVGYLVCQWASAIGATVIGTVSTKEKAKQAKEDGCEHVILYKDEDFMERVMEITSDKGVDAVYDSVGKDTFEGSLACLKFGGSMVLFGLASGEPEPVRVSQIALKSLNFTFSSIAHYTDEDRDAMRVAAEELFVNVAKGVLRVRVNHKYPLSLASQAHTAIETRKTTGSVVLIPGDE; encoded by the exons ATGGTGAAGGCTATTAGAGTTCCTGAGCACGGTGGTCCTGAG GTGTTGAAATGGGAAAATGTTGAAGTCCCAGATCCAAAAGAGGGAGAAATCAGGTTGAAGCAGAAGGCAATTGGTCTAAATTTCTTGGATGTGTATATGCGTCAAGGTCTGCACAATACGTCTCCACCCTTGCCATATACCCCAGGTATGGAAGGAGCCGGAGTTGTAACAGCGGTGGGTCCCGGAGTAACCAGCTGCAAAGTTGGAGACGTCGTGGCTTACGCTAGCTTGCAGGTGGGTGGTTATGCCCAAGAGAGAATACTTTCGGCAGATCAAGCGGTGCCTGTTCCTTCTTCTGTTGATCCCGTTGAAGCAGCTGCCGTCATTTTTAAGGGTCTCACTGCTCATGTCTTGATTCATAAAGGCTTTAAG gttGAACGTGGACATACGATATTGGTACATGCAGCGGCAGGTGGAGTCGGATATTTGGTTTGTCAATGGGCAAGTGCCATTGGAGCCACCGTGATCGGAACAGTGTCTACCAAGGAGAAGGCTAAGCAGGCGAAAGAAGATGGATGTGAGCATGTGATTCTTTACAAAGATGAGGACTTTATGGAACGTGTGATGGAGATAACATCAGACAAAGGAGTGGATGCAGTCTATGATTCCGTCGGGAAAGACACCTTCGAG GGATCGTTGGCATGCTTAAAGTTTGGTGGATCCATGGTGCTTTTCGGGTTGGCATCAGGTGAACCAGAACCTGTACGTGTTTCTCAGATTGCCTTAAAATCACTCAACTTTACGTTTTCATCAATTGCGCACTACACGGATGAAGATCGAGATGCGATGCGTGTTGCTGCTGAAGAGTTGTTTGTAAATGTTGCAAAAGGAGTGTTGAGGGTTCGTGTTAATCACAAATATCCTCTATCTTTAGCAAGCCAAGCTCATACTGCTATTGAGACTCGAAAAACAACGGGTTCAGTGGTGTTGATTCCAGGCGATGAGTGA